The following proteins are encoded in a genomic region of Emys orbicularis isolate rEmyOrb1 chromosome 19, rEmyOrb1.hap1, whole genome shotgun sequence:
- the SYCE2 gene encoding synaptonemal complex central element protein 2, whose product MSNQDCESPEPEEELAKPDSPFLDDVERRELHIGVQRNTTHAHLFQFKCRKESPSTSLLCPTADAPVAALDGKSSNYFAALDSNIENLQRRTQQLIEKINENRKKDHTVMSNFRESLMLKVSSLAEKLEEMMFLIYDRHNKQMQDKLQELSEIMERISQIQTELRQVCHTVEAAYKDLCVQPEV is encoded by the exons ATGTCTAATCAGGACTGTGAAAGTCCAGAGCCAGAAGAGGAGCTGGCTAAACCGGACAGCCCGTTCTTGGATGATGTAGAAAGACGTGAATTACACA TTGGGGTACAGAGGAATACAACACATgctcatttatttcaatttaaatgCAGGAAGGAATCGCCCAGCacatctctgctctgccccactgCAGATGCGCCCGTAGCAGCATTGGACGGCAAGTCATCCAATTATTTCGCAGCCCTGGATTCAAACATTGAAAATCTGCAGAGAAGAACGCAGCAGCTGATTGAGAAGATCAACGAGAACCGGAAGAAAGACCACACTGTCATGAGCAATTTCAGGGAGAGCCTCATGCTGAAG GTTTCGAGTTTGGCGGAGAAGCTGGAGGAAATGATGTTTCTCATTTACGATCGCCATAACAAGCAAATGCAGGATAAGCTCCAAGAGCTCTCGGAGATAATGGAGAGGATCAGCCAGATCCAAACGGAGCTCAGACAAGTCTGCCACACTGTGGAGGCAGCATATAAAGACTTGTGCGTGCAGCCGGAGGTGTGA